From Arcobacter lacus, one genomic window encodes:
- a CDS encoding Gfo/Idh/MocA family protein has protein sequence MMKKLIRIGFIGLNPDSHWASIAHIPALASLNDKFEVIGVANSTYESAKKTAEAYNLKYAFKTPQDLVVCDEIDLVVVTVKVPYHFELVSAALNAGKNVYCEWPLGNGLEEAKKLAILAKEKGVLATVGTQMRTSVEVGYLKEMIKNGYVGDVLSTTLIADAGQWGEQTVAELTYLSDKTKGATMLTIPFGHTLAGIQEVLGDFSDISGRLITRRKEVLVTDLNKTIEQTAADQIMANGVLGDGIAFSAHYRGGLSKGTNFLWEINGTKGDIQVKGNIGHGQFAEFRIYGTSDKEKELKIIEIPKELYNQKLEYVIPRNVAGIYELIANDIENGTKTAPSFEDAVQLHELLDRIEKTSLKN, from the coding sequence ATGATGAAAAAACTTATTAGAATTGGATTTATTGGATTAAATCCAGATAGTCACTGGGCTTCTATTGCTCATATTCCAGCCTTAGCATCATTAAATGATAAATTTGAAGTAATAGGTGTTGCAAATTCAACATATGAGAGTGCTAAAAAAACTGCTGAAGCATATAACTTAAAATATGCCTTTAAAACACCTCAAGATTTAGTTGTTTGTGATGAAATTGATTTAGTTGTTGTAACAGTAAAAGTGCCTTATCATTTTGAGTTAGTTTCTGCTGCTTTAAATGCAGGTAAAAATGTGTATTGTGAATGGCCATTGGGAAATGGTTTAGAAGAGGCTAAAAAATTAGCTATATTGGCTAAAGAAAAAGGTGTATTAGCAACAGTTGGTACACAAATGAGAACATCTGTTGAAGTTGGATATCTAAAAGAAATGATTAAAAATGGATATGTTGGAGATGTACTTTCTACTACATTAATAGCTGATGCTGGACAATGGGGAGAACAAACTGTTGCAGAATTGACATATTTAAGTGATAAAACTAAAGGTGCTACAATGTTAACAATACCTTTTGGACATACATTAGCTGGTATTCAAGAAGTATTAGGTGATTTTTCAGATATTTCAGGTCGATTAATTACAAGACGAAAAGAAGTTTTAGTAACAGATTTAAATAAAACTATTGAACAAACAGCAGCAGATCAGATTATGGCAAATGGTGTATTAGGTGATGGAATAGCATTTAGTGCACATTATAGAGGTGGATTATCTAAAGGAACTAACTTTTTGTGGGAAATTAATGGAACTAAAGGTGATATCCAAGTTAAAGGAAATATTGGTCATGGGCAATTTGCAGAATTTAGAATTTATGGAACATCAGATAAAGAAAAAGAATTAAAAATTATTGAAATTCCAAAAGAGTTATATAATCAAAAACTAGAATATGTTATTCCAAGAAATGTAGCTGGTATTTATGAATTAATTGCAAATGATATTGAAAATGGCACTAAAACTGCTCCAAGTTTTGAAGATGCTGTTCAATTACATGAATTACTTGATAGAATAGAAAAAACATCTTTAAAGAATTAG
- a CDS encoding AraC family transcriptional regulator, with product MKKSIIENREILSIENGIHDTNLKSVKIFKTKNYEPKSPLIYDVCLILVLQGKKIANLASNRFTFDCDNYLVVPTTLPLECETYATQEEPFICLIISLDREMMVDIIEELKEKTFDNKSLNNMGIFSDKVTVKIEQTTEKLLDILESKEESMILGDGVLKELFYRIAIGQNAQMLHKMFLEENNESKIAKALKHIHDNYNKSLDMDSLARICDMSVSSFHNHFKIITSHTPLQYIKKIRLTKAKDLLIKYDYKAVDVANELGYDNPSHFSRDFKSYFGYSPKEAKASL from the coding sequence ATGAAAAAAAGCATTATAGAAAATAGAGAAATATTATCGATTGAAAATGGTATTCATGATACAAATTTAAAAAGTGTAAAAATATTTAAAACAAAAAATTATGAACCTAAAAGTCCTTTAATTTATGATGTTTGTTTAATTCTTGTACTTCAAGGTAAAAAGATTGCAAATCTTGCAAGCAATCGATTTACCTTTGACTGTGATAATTATTTAGTAGTTCCCACAACCCTTCCTTTGGAGTGTGAAACTTATGCAACACAAGAAGAACCATTTATTTGTCTAATCATTTCATTAGATAGAGAAATGATGGTTGATATTATTGAAGAGTTAAAAGAAAAAACTTTTGATAATAAAAGTCTAAATAATATGGGTATTTTTTCTGATAAAGTTACTGTTAAAATTGAACAAACAACTGAAAAATTATTGGATATTTTAGAATCAAAAGAAGAATCTATGATATTAGGTGATGGCGTTTTAAAAGAGTTATTTTATAGAATTGCTATTGGTCAAAATGCACAAATGCTTCATAAAATGTTTTTAGAAGAGAATAATGAATCTAAAATTGCAAAAGCTTTGAAACATATCCATGATAATTATAATAAAAGTTTAGATATGGATTCACTAGCTCGTATTTGTGATATGAGTGTCTCTTCATTTCATAATCATTTTAAAATAATCACATCACATACTCCTTTACAGTATATAAAAAAAATACGATTAACGAAAGCAAAAGATTTATTAATAAAATATGATTATAAAGCTGTTGATGTTGCAAATGAGTTAGGATACGATAATCCTTCACATTTTAGTAGAGATTTTAAAAGTTATTTTGGATATTCGCCTAAAGAGGCAAAAGCCTCTTTATAA
- a CDS encoding iron-containing alcohol dehydrogenase: MEFSYHNPTGIEFGKGKIKEIANLIPKDKKVLVVYGGGSIKKNGAYEQVVKALENHKWVEFGGVEVNPTVETMNKAVELVKAEGVEFILAVGGGSVIDGSKYLAAASLYDGDGWDFLDGTAIVEKALPIGVILTLAATGSESNNLTVVSRKTTDEKRMYFSDHSYPRFAVLDPSFMGTLSDRQLGNGLVDAFVHISEQYLTKTNDLLVNDGYAETLYKGLVTLADKWEERRSLWWQENLMHICNQALNFQLANGVCQDWSTHIIGHELTAFYGLDHARSLAVVLPHLLREMIDEKQEKLAQFGKNVFGIENDNEAVIQKMENIFESVGLPTKLTEYEIDNKVIENVHNAFKSHGYLEIGENGTVTLDKVANILNRSMVA, translated from the coding sequence ATGGAATTTTCTTATCATAACCCAACGGGAATAGAATTTGGAAAAGGAAAAATTAAAGAAATAGCTAATCTTATTCCAAAAGATAAAAAAGTATTAGTAGTTTATGGTGGTGGTTCAATTAAGAAAAATGGTGCATATGAGCAAGTTGTAAAAGCTTTAGAAAATCACAAATGGGTAGAATTTGGTGGAGTTGAAGTAAATCCAACAGTAGAAACTATGAACAAAGCTGTTGAACTTGTAAAAGCTGAAGGTGTAGAATTTATTTTAGCTGTTGGTGGTGGTTCTGTTATTGATGGTTCAAAATATCTTGCTGCTGCATCATTATATGATGGTGATGGATGGGATTTCTTAGATGGAACTGCAATAGTTGAAAAAGCTCTTCCAATTGGAGTTATATTAACTTTAGCTGCAACGGGTTCAGAATCAAACAATTTAACTGTTGTTTCAAGAAAAACTACAGATGAAAAAAGAATGTATTTTTCAGATCATTCATACCCAAGATTTGCAGTACTTGATCCATCATTTATGGGAACATTAAGTGATAGACAACTTGGAAATGGTTTAGTTGATGCTTTTGTTCATATTTCTGAGCAATATTTAACTAAAACAAATGATTTATTAGTAAATGATGGTTATGCAGAAACTTTATATAAAGGTTTAGTAACTCTTGCAGATAAATGGGAAGAGAGAAGATCATTATGGTGGCAAGAAAATTTAATGCACATTTGTAATCAAGCACTTAACTTCCAACTTGCAAATGGTGTTTGCCAAGATTGGTCAACACACATTATTGGACACGAATTAACAGCATTCTATGGACTTGATCATGCTAGATCATTAGCAGTTGTTCTTCCACATTTATTAAGAGAAATGATAGATGAAAAACAAGAAAAACTAGCACAATTTGGTAAAAATGTATTCGGAATCGAAAATGATAACGAAGCAGTAATTCAAAAAATGGAAAATATATTTGAAAGTGTTGGTTTACCAACAAAATTAACTGAATATGAAATTGACAATAAAGTTATTGAAAATGTTCATAATGCATTTAAATCTCATGGTTATTTAGAAATTGGTGAAAATGGAACAGTTACTTTAGATAAAGTAGCTAACATTTTAAATAGATCAATGGTAGCTTAA